Proteins co-encoded in one Euleptes europaea isolate rEulEur1 chromosome 1, rEulEur1.hap1, whole genome shotgun sequence genomic window:
- the GHRL gene encoding appetite-regulating hormone, with protein MFLRTTVLGMLLAFSLWPETAVAGSSFLSPEQPKTQQRKPPPKPATKLHRRDTDAVLDVDRIEGDTNEIQLKFTVPFEIGMKVSEQYDKYGQLLEKFLEDILTEDTKDHINSSRQGKGSQRQKTQLK; from the exons ATGTTCCTCAGAACTACAGTGCTTGGAATGCTTCTTGCCTTCTCGCTGTGGCCAGAGACCGCTGTAGCTGGCTCCAGTTTTTTAAGCCCTGAACAACCTAAGACACAG CAACGAAAGCCTCCCCCAAAGCCTGCAACAAAACTCCACCGCCGAGATACAGACGCAGTTTTGGATGTGGACAGGATTGAAGGAGACACCAATGAAATACAATTAAAG TTTACTGTTCCTTTTGAAATCGGCATGAAAGTCTCAGAACAGTATGACAAATATGGCCAACTATTGGAGAAGTTTCTGGAGGACATACTTACTGAGGACACTAAAG ATCACATTAACTCTTCCAGACAGGGGAAAGGCTCCCAGCGACAAAAAACCCAGCTGAAGTAA
- the TATDN2 gene encoding putative deoxyribonuclease TATDN2 yields MQPSRRRKIEWDSSSVSSPTKYLKLTKEGPPHPSSNSSLASSKTAVFRKTQILYSPEPSYKEFSRTSFAVGDSSSDDFETDDKIDNVTKESLSCSFSREVHLVKHPACEMSKKTNSCQESLKHEVKQDACSDEGRNNAHNTASKDASKDARTEYGRKRMENRGAALIYQRALLGALGKALTTKRDVASPNGIQVNSLRHRKEAFGPGDNLRCHSAHGEDPSCRKTTQKEQKDPSCKKPTQKEQINICIQQDKKDSESDGSSRHVSVVSRSEKETEFKLEPSFQKASVREEKDSSNRSGKEDARPGFSSRHAPRTLRLEEEPELTQELKSQNIAAKEDISTSVGQNRKKLRRFSSSSKDVAHFSRLEGEQKHKQASNKQSKIDGETDCTRLSKKESCRPENNSRRVSEGSRHGGKEMFKPESSSQKATAEESNVCTKQKNVTTEQCTSPSSIDTHSKTKSQFENFQRTVLVEPSSKLAFVDERDSEVNLKCTKQGKESLDGSDWSDMEDAEPTVTFSQVDSIQNHSPSEAKDTSSLATEVVMYPPHLYSHKMSDYAKYWTKTPEPAPCRPFSSPCEDTSFGSSYSSQICDISLDTSTPISSKTSKDKESSLEDVCGKPRSLSSSLVCEKKHRRRSVEMESYVPIFSTPSKSDSFATNRERQDLPDHLPRYLEEGFIDTHCHLDMLYSKMAFRGTFSKFRKTYDSTFPEEFEGCIADFCDPRTLNNFLWEDLLKEDMVWGAFGCHPHFARYYSDLHERNLLQAMRHPKAIAFGEIGLDYSYKCSTEVPTQHKVFERQLDLAVSLRKPLVIHCRDADDDLLHIMKKCVPKDYKIHRHCFTGRYNVIEPLLDYFPNLTVGFTALLTYPSANEARETVKKIPISRIVVETDAPYFLPRQVPKSVCQYSHPGVALHTVRELARLKEVPLSIMLAILKRNTQKIYDL; encoded by the exons ATGCAGCCAAGCAGGAGGCGCAAAATAGAATGGGACAGCTCCTCTGTTAGCTCACCCACCAAGTATTTGAAGCTCACCAAAGAAGGACCACCTCATCCTTCCTCTAACAGCAGCTTGGCCAGCAGCAAGACAGCTGTGTTCAGAAAGACTCAGATCTTGTATTCTCCAGAACCTTCTTATAAAGAGTTCTCAAGAACTTCATTCGCTGTGGGAGATTCTTCCTCTGATGACTTTGAGACAGATGACAAAATTGACAATGTGACTAAGGAGAGCCTGAGTTGTTCCTTTTCCAGAGAAGTGCATCTTGTAAAACATCCTGCTTGTGAAATGTCCAAGAAAACTAATTCCTGTCAGGAATCTTTGAAACATGAG GTTAAACAAGATGCTTGCAGTGATGAAGGCCGAAACAATGCTCACAACACTGCAAGCAAAGATGCATCAAAGGATGCAAGGACTGAATATGGCCGGAAGAGAATGGAGAACCGGGGAGCTGCACTAATATACCAAAGAGCTCTGCTAGGTGCGTTAGGGAAAGCACTAACAACCAAACGAGATGTAGCTTCTCCAAATGGAATTCAAGTGAACAGTCTTCGTCACAGAAAAGAAGCTTTTGGACCAGGGGACAACTTGAGATGTCACTCTGCACATGGAGAAGATCCCAGTTGTAGGAAAACGAcacaaaaagaacaaaaagatCCCAGTTGTAAGAAACCTACACAAAAGGAACAAATTAATATCTGTATCCAGCAGGATAAAAAGGACTCTGAGTCAGATGGTAGCTCAAGGCATGTGTCTGTAGTTTCAAgatcagaaaaagaaacagaatttAAACTGGAACCCAGTTTTCAGAAAGCTAGTGTAAGAGAAGAAAAGGATAGTTCTAACCGCAGTGGAAAAGAGGATGCCAGACCAGGATTCAGCTCAAGGCATGCCCCAAGAACGTTGAGACTTGAAGAGGAACCAGAACTTACACAAGAACTGAAAAGCCAGAACATTGCAGCAAAAGAGGACATCAGTACCTCTGTTGGACAAAATAGAAAAAAACTTCGTAGATTCAGCAGCAGTTCTAAAGATGTGGCTCACTTTTCAAGACTTGAAGGAGAGCAAAAACATAAGCAAGCATCAAACAAACAAAGTAAAATTGATGGAGAAACTGATTGCACCAGGCTGAGTAAAAAAGAATCTTGTAGACCTGAAAACAACTCAAGACGTGTCTCTGAAGGTTCAAGACATGGAGGCAAAGAAATGTTCAAGCCTGAGAGCAGTAGTCAGAAAGCTACTGCTGAAGAATCTAATGTTTGCACAAAGCAGAAAAATGTGACAACAGAACAGTGTACTTCCCCCAGTTCCATTGACACACACAGTAAAACTAAAAGCCAGTTTGAGAATTTCCAGAGGACAGTTCTTGTTGAACCTTCTTCAAAACTTGCGTTTGTGGATGAACGTGATTCTGAAGTAAACCTAAAG TGTACAAAGCAAGGAAAAGAGTCTTTAGATGGAAGTGACTGGTCTGATATGGAGGATGCAGAACCGACGGTCACCTTCTCACAAGTGGACTCAATCCAAAACCACAGTCCTTCTGAAGCAAAGGACACTTCATCTCTGGCAACAGAGGTAGTCATGTATCCTCCTCACCTGTACAGTCACAAGATGAGTGACTATGCCAAATATTGGACAAAGACCCCTGAGCCAGCACCTTGCAGACCTTTTTCAAGCCCCTGTGAGGATACTTCATTTGGTAGTTCATATTCCAGTCAGATCTGTGACATTTCTTTAGATACCTCGACTCCTATTTCATCAAAGACCTCAAAGGATAAAGAATCTTCGTTGGAAGATGTGTGTGGTAAGCCACGTTCGCTCAGCTCTTCACTGGTCTGTGAGAAGAAACATAGACGGCGAAGTGTGGAAATGGAATCGTACGTTCCTATTTTCTCCACACCCAGTAAATCAGACTCATTTGCTACTAACCGTGAAAGGCAGGATTTGCCTGATCACCTGCCCAGATATTTAGAAGAAGGATTTATTGACACCCACTGCCACCTGGACATGTTGTATTCAAAAATGGCTTTTAGGGGCACCTTTTCTAAATTTAGAAAGACTTACGATAGCACCTTTCCTGAAGAATTTGAAGGCTGCATAGCTGACTTTTGTGATCCTCGTACCTTGAATAACTTCTTATGGGAAGATTTATTAAAGGAAGACATGGTTTGGGGGGCATTTGGCTGTCATCCACACTTTGCACGCTATTACTCAGATCTTCATGAAAGAAATCTCTTGCAGGCAATGAGGCACCCCAAAGCTATTGCCTTTGGAGAAATTGGACTGGATTACTCTTACAAATGTAGTACTGAAGTCCCAACACAACATAAG GTATTTGAAAGGCAGCTGGATTTAGCTGTATCCTTAAGGAAGCCATTGGTAATTCATTGCAGAGATGCTGATGATGATCTGCTGCACATCATGAAGAAATGTGTACCGAAAGACTACAAAATACACAG GCATTGCTTTACTGGTAGATACAATGTTATAGAACCATTGCTGGACTATTTCCCAAACCTGACCGTTGGATTCACTGCATTGCTGACCTATCCATCGGCAAATGAGGCTAGAGAAACTGTTAAAAAAATACCTATAAGCAGAATAGTAGTAGAAACAGATGCGCCTTATTTCCTTCCCAGGCAG GTTCCGAAAAGCGTGTGTCAGTATTCACACCCAGGAGTTGCTCTGCACACAGTGAGAGAACTTGCCCGCCTCAAGGAAGTGCCATTATCCATTATGTTGGCTATTCTAAAACgaaacacacaaaaaatataCGACTTATAG
- the SEC13 gene encoding protein SEC13 homolog — protein MVSVINTVDTSHEDMIHDAQMDYYGTRLATCSSDRSVKIFDVRNGGQILIADLRGHEGPVWQVAWAHPMYGNILASCSYDRKVIIWKEENGTWEKTYEYTGHDSSVNSVCWAPQDYGLILACGSSDGAISLLSYTGDGQWEVKKIGNAHTIGCNAVSWAPAVVPGSLLEQPSGQKPNYIKRFASGGCDNLIKIWKEEDGQWKEEQKLEAHSDWVRDVAWAPSIGLPTSTIASCSQDGRVFIWTCDDASGNSWSPKLLHKFNDVVWHVSWSITANILAVSGGDNKVTLWKESVDGQWACISDVNKGQGAVSAITEGQQNEQ, from the exons CACGATGCTCAGATGGATTATTACGGCACTCGGTTGGCAACCTGCTCCTCAGACCGATCAGTGAAAATATTTGATGTTAGGAATGGAGGGCAAATTCTGATAGCCGACTTAAGAGG ACATGAAGGGCCTGTGTGGCAGGTTGCCTGGGCTCATCCCATGTATGGAAACATCCTGGCCTCCTGCTCCTATGACCGGAAGGTGATCATCTGGAAGGAAGAAAATGGTACCTGGGAAAAGACATATGAATACACAGGGCATGATTCCTCAG TTAATTCTGTGTGTTGGGCACCGCAAGACTATGGATTGATCCTGGCTTGTGGAAGCTCGGATGGGGCCATTTCTCTGTTGAGCTACACTGGTGACGGACAGTGGGAAGTGAAAAAAATTGGCAATGCACACACA ATTGGCTGCAATGCTGTTAGTTGGGCCCCTGCGGTTGTGCCAGGAAGCCTTCTAGAGCAACCCTCAGGCCAGAAGCCCAACTACATCAAACGCTTTGCATCGGGAGGCTGTGACAACCTGATCAAGATTTGGAA AGAAGAAGATGGCCAGTGGAAAGAAGAACAAAAACTAGAAGCTCATAGTGACTGGGTCAGAGATGTCGCCTGGGCCCCCTCCATAGGCTTGCCAACAAGCACAATTGCCAGTTGCTCCCAG GATGGCAGAGTGTTCATCTGGACGTGCGATGATGCCTCTGGGAACTCCTGGTCCCCTAAGCTGCTGCACAAGTTCAACGATGTCGTTTGGCACGTTAGCTGGTCGATCACTGCAAATATTCTTGCAGTGTCAGGAGGGGACAACAAA GTAACATTGTGGAAGGAATCTGTCGATGGACAGTGGGCATGCATCAGCGATGTTAACAAGGGCCAAGGAGCAGTATCTGCTATTACAGAGGGGCAGCAGAATGAACAGTGA